From a single Brassica oleracea var. oleracea cultivar TO1000 chromosome C5, BOL, whole genome shotgun sequence genomic region:
- the LOC106293649 gene encoding LOW QUALITY PROTEIN: CASP-like protein 2A2 (The sequence of the model RefSeq protein was modified relative to this genomic sequence to represent the inferred CDS: substituted 1 base at 1 genomic stop codon), whose protein sequence is MIERLFCMLXLETLHIIRGKDLSFRNTETKKMDKTDQNVNRTERTVESVLRVASMALSIASLVIMIKNSIANDFGSLSYSTLGAFKYLVTANGVCAAYSVLSAIFVIAIPCPISKPRLWTLFLLDQVVTYAVLAAGAVSAETVYLAYKGNLNITWSSACDYYGIFCHKALVSVILTFLVSVLYVSLSFISSYRLFSRFEAPKH, encoded by the exons ATGATTGAGCGGCTGTTTTGTATGTTATGACTTGAAACACTTCACATTATAAGAGGCAAAGATCTCTCTTTCCGCAACACAGAAACAAAGAAAATGGACAAGACTGATCAAAATGTTAACCGAACGGAGAGAACGGTAGAGTCGGTCCTGAGAGTCGCATCAATGGCTCTAAGTATTGCGAGTCTCGTGATCATGATCAAAAACTCTATCGCCAATGACTTTGGCTCTCTTTCTTACTCAACTCTTGGAGCTTTCAA GTATTTGGTGACTGCTAATGGAGTTTGTGCGGCATATTCTGTTCTTTCTGCTATCTTTGTAATAGCCATTCCGTGTCCTATAAGCAAGCCCAGACTCTGGACATTGTTCTTGCTTGATCAAGTGGTCACGTATGCGGTTCTAGCGGCTGGGGCTGTATCTGCAGAGACGGTATACTTAGCATATAAAGGAAACTTAAACATCACTTGGAGCTCTGCTTGTGATTATTATGGAATCTTCTGTCATAAGGCACTAGTCTCAGTTATATTAACATTCCTTGTTTCTGTTCTTTACGTGTCACTTTCATTCATCTCTTCCTATAGACTCTTTAGCAGATTCGAAGCACCTAAGCATTGA